The Sphingobium sp. BYY-5 genome contains a region encoding:
- the gspE gene encoding type II secretion system ATPase GspE produces the protein MSDPVQDEVISPAITPRPIDIPYTFARRHGVVLLPLEGERLTIAVREGSDPRVLLEVRRHLARSFDVRFVEPAQFDRHLSDHYAMEGSAAAMAGSLEVGADELDMLAADIPTADDLLDSADDAPAIRLINGIIAEAARQGVSDIHIEPYETGLIVRMRVDGVLRETLRMPPHVAPVVVSRIKVMARLDIAERRVPQDGRIGLTLGGKLLDVRVSTLPSRAGERVVLRILDKENAGITLDLLGMTGAPDRIFREGLSEPNGIILVTGPTGSGKTTTLYAGLRTLNDGSRNILTVEDPVEYAIEGVGQTQVNAKVGLTFAAGLRAILRQDPDVVMVGEIRDRETAEIAVQASLTGHLVLSTVHTNDAVGAITRMRDMRVEPFLLASTLRAVIAQRLVRRLCQHCREPVQADKSASALLGFDPGTIIYRAHGCEECSGSGYKGRIGVFEAIRVDDTIRRLINDGGDESLIARHAFLNAPNLGSAARALVRDGQTTAEEAIRVSRRDSTEVETIVDG, from the coding sequence ATGAGCGACCCCGTCCAGGACGAAGTCATTTCCCCAGCCATCACGCCGCGTCCCATCGACATTCCCTACACGTTCGCGCGCAGGCATGGTGTCGTATTGCTGCCGCTGGAAGGCGAGCGGTTGACGATCGCGGTGCGCGAGGGAAGTGACCCGCGCGTGCTGTTGGAGGTCCGCCGGCATCTGGCGCGCAGTTTCGATGTGCGCTTCGTGGAGCCGGCACAGTTCGACCGGCATCTGTCCGATCATTATGCGATGGAGGGCAGCGCGGCGGCCATGGCGGGATCGCTGGAGGTTGGCGCGGACGAACTGGACATGTTGGCCGCCGATATTCCGACCGCCGACGACCTGCTCGACAGCGCCGACGACGCGCCGGCCATCCGCCTTATCAACGGGATCATCGCCGAGGCCGCGCGGCAGGGCGTGTCGGACATCCATATCGAACCCTATGAAACGGGCCTGATCGTACGGATGCGCGTCGACGGCGTGCTGCGCGAGACGCTGCGGATGCCGCCGCATGTCGCACCGGTGGTGGTCAGCCGGATCAAGGTGATGGCGCGGCTCGACATTGCGGAGCGGCGCGTGCCGCAGGACGGGCGTATCGGCCTGACCCTGGGCGGCAAGCTGCTCGACGTGCGCGTATCGACCCTGCCGAGCCGGGCGGGCGAGCGGGTCGTGCTGCGCATTCTCGACAAGGAGAATGCGGGCATCACGCTCGACCTGCTGGGCATGACCGGCGCGCCGGACCGGATATTCCGCGAAGGGTTGAGCGAACCCAATGGCATCATTCTCGTCACCGGGCCGACCGGTTCGGGCAAGACGACCACGCTCTATGCGGGCCTCCGCACCCTGAACGACGGCAGCCGCAATATCCTGACCGTGGAAGATCCGGTCGAATATGCGATCGAGGGCGTCGGCCAGACGCAGGTCAATGCCAAGGTCGGCCTGACCTTCGCCGCGGGGCTGCGCGCCATCCTGCGCCAGGACCCCGACGTGGTGATGGTCGGTGAAATTCGCGATCGGGAGACGGCGGAAATCGCGGTGCAGGCGTCGCTGACCGGGCATCTGGTGCTTTCGACCGTCCACACCAATGACGCGGTCGGCGCGATTACCCGGATGCGCGACATGCGGGTCGAGCCGTTCCTGCTCGCCTCTACCCTGCGCGCCGTGATCGCTCAGCGACTGGTGCGCCGCCTGTGCCAGCATTGTCGCGAGCCGGTGCAGGCGGACAAATCGGCGAGTGCGCTGCTCGGCTTCGATCCCGGCACGATCATCTACAGGGCGCACGGTTGCGAGGAATGCAGCGGTAGCGGGTATAAGGGGCGGATCGGCGTGTTCGAGGCGATCCGGGTGGACGACACCATCCGCCGGCTCATCAATGACGGTGGCGATGAATCGCTGATCGCGCGTCATGCCTTCCTGAACGCCCCCAATCTGGGGTCGGCGGCGCGGGCGCTGGTGCGCGACGGGCAGACCACGGCGGAGGAGGCGATCCGCGTGTCGCGGCGCGATTCAACCGAGGTGGAAACCATCGTCGATGGCTGA
- the gspF gene encoding type II secretion system inner membrane protein GspF, whose amino-acid sequence MADFDYVAIDPTGKERLGKIKAETVDDARAKLDARKLFIVRLEPGAVVATRKRAGLSLRSPRLSAKELTLFTRQLATLTQVSPLEESLRTIGRQSEQDHVRTIVGKVHSGVLEGRRLADALGAEPKSFPPLYRAMISAGESSGSLPTIMERLSDLMERQAVMRSKVLTAIAYPTVLATFAVFVVAALMIFVVPKVVEQFDTVGQELPFLTRMVMAISAFLAGYWWLLLILIVLAGVGLWRALKIETFRYRFDAMLLGLPIFGRLIRDLHAARMARTLSTMVASRLPLMEGLSLTANTVHNRVLRKASDEIVEAIRGGGSLSAALRRAGVFPPLLVYLAASGESAGRLDTMLERAAEYLEREFDSFTSAALAMLEPIIIILMGGIVAVIILSILLPILQLQSLTGA is encoded by the coding sequence ATGGCTGATTTCGACTATGTGGCGATCGACCCGACGGGGAAGGAGCGTCTTGGGAAGATCAAGGCGGAAACGGTCGACGATGCGCGGGCAAAGCTCGACGCGCGCAAACTGTTCATCGTGCGGCTGGAGCCTGGCGCGGTCGTGGCTACGCGCAAGCGGGCAGGCCTGTCACTGCGAAGCCCGCGCCTGTCGGCCAAGGAACTGACGCTCTTCACCCGACAACTGGCGACACTGACCCAGGTCAGTCCGCTGGAGGAATCGCTGCGGACGATTGGCCGACAGAGCGAGCAGGATCATGTTCGCACGATCGTGGGCAAGGTGCATTCGGGCGTGCTGGAAGGGCGGCGGCTGGCCGATGCGCTGGGCGCGGAGCCGAAGAGTTTCCCGCCGCTCTACCGCGCGATGATATCAGCCGGCGAAAGTTCGGGCAGCCTGCCCACGATCATGGAACGCCTGTCTGACCTGATGGAGCGGCAGGCGGTGATGCGGTCCAAGGTGCTGACCGCGATTGCCTATCCCACCGTGCTGGCGACCTTTGCCGTGTTCGTGGTCGCGGCGCTGATGATTTTCGTCGTGCCCAAGGTGGTCGAGCAGTTCGATACGGTCGGGCAGGAATTGCCGTTCCTGACCCGGATGGTGATGGCGATCTCCGCTTTTCTTGCGGGCTATTGGTGGCTGCTGTTGATCCTGATCGTGCTGGCGGGCGTGGGCTTGTGGCGCGCGTTGAAGATCGAGACTTTCCGGTATCGCTTCGACGCCATGTTATTGGGTTTGCCTATATTCGGCAGATTGATCCGTGATTTGCACGCCGCGCGCATGGCGCGCACCCTGTCGACCATGGTGGCGAGCCGTCTGCCCCTGATGGAGGGTCTTTCGCTGACCGCCAACACTGTCCACAACCGGGTGCTGCGCAAGGCATCTGACGAGATTGTCGAGGCGATCCGGGGCGGCGGCAGCCTGTCGGCCGCACTGCGCAGGGCGGGCGTGTTTCCGCCGCTGCTGGTCTATCTGGCGGCGAGCGGGGAGAGCGCGGGGCGGCTCGACACGATGCTGGAGCGCGCTGCGGAGTATCTGGAGCGCGAGTTCGATAGCTTCACCTCGGCGGCGCTGGCGATGTTGGAGCCGATCATCATCATACTGATGGGCGGCATTGTCGCCGTTATCATCCTGTCCATCCTGTTGCCGATCCTGCAACTGCAAAGCCTCACCGGGGCTTGA